A window from Chryseobacterium vaccae encodes these proteins:
- a CDS encoding TonB-dependent receptor — protein MKKALLSAACLGSVTVFAQVKDSTRTNDVEEVIMTASRKKENIKEIPSSVTVVAEKQIQSQLTVNSDITSILQYTVPSLGTNSGQTSNTGQTLRGRQVLVLIDGIPQSTPLRNGARDLRSIDPSVIERIEVIKGASSIYGNGADGGIINYITRRSKSDKKISGLSQIGFTGQPYEGGGTLGVRASQLLSGKINKFDYVFSLAYERTGYMKDADGIYLTPTYSTAKMNNYNGMLKLGYNINADQRIEASYIGYASKSDLNLGLKTGKYGISPTIGDGVGKSLETTPQGTPKNHNFRINYDNQNMFWGSTSLNFNAYMQDFKTVYGYSDTFFGGGQSNVISKKYGARINFDTKLWNAQNSQAEIMYGMDILNDQTVQKLEDGRYWTPDMSMTNLAPFLLIKVDLLKKLTLKGGLRYENMKVKVGDFNTLSTLKSDGTFTQSIFVTGGNLKYNALVANLGVRYNIEPFLNLFGSFSQSYSINELGRILRTSTQGTIQNLETKPIIVNNYEFGATGQISKWINYEITSYVSTSKLGASFVQSPDRALTIQRSPEIVYGVEGFLHITPAKWINFGGSYSWMEGITSLKDDGDYSAKINNSRISAPKVLAYIQAKPIPALSLGIDMLHAFQQDRFQPNTKTGLFAYGEGYVPEYTVFNFKSSYEINKNWKVSLGVENIFNINYQPAIAWWSARDSEFVNAPGTRGTLMLEYKF, from the coding sequence GACGGTCAATTCAGATATTACAAGCATTCTTCAGTATACCGTTCCCAGTTTAGGAACCAATTCCGGACAAACGTCCAATACCGGGCAGACTTTAAGAGGGCGCCAGGTTCTTGTTCTTATTGATGGAATTCCACAGTCTACTCCGCTCAGAAACGGAGCAAGAGATTTAAGAAGCATCGATCCTTCTGTTATTGAAAGAATTGAAGTAATCAAAGGAGCATCTTCCATTTACGGAAACGGAGCAGATGGAGGGATCATCAACTATATCACCAGAAGAAGCAAGTCTGATAAGAAAATCTCCGGACTGTCACAGATCGGCTTTACGGGCCAGCCTTACGAAGGCGGTGGTACCCTTGGGGTAAGAGCCAGCCAGCTTTTATCCGGGAAGATCAATAAGTTTGATTATGTATTTTCTTTAGCCTACGAAAGAACAGGTTATATGAAAGATGCAGACGGCATCTATCTTACCCCGACTTACAGCACTGCCAAAATGAACAATTACAATGGTATGCTGAAATTGGGATATAACATCAATGCTGATCAGAGAATTGAAGCTTCCTACATTGGTTACGCATCAAAATCAGATCTTAACTTAGGATTAAAGACCGGAAAGTATGGCATTTCTCCAACCATCGGAGACGGTGTGGGAAAAAGCCTTGAAACTACACCTCAGGGAACACCAAAAAATCATAATTTCAGAATCAATTATGACAACCAGAATATGTTCTGGGGAAGCACTTCACTGAACTTTAATGCGTATATGCAGGATTTCAAGACTGTATATGGCTATAGCGACACTTTCTTCGGCGGCGGGCAGTCTAATGTGATTTCCAAAAAATACGGAGCCAGAATTAATTTTGACACCAAATTATGGAATGCTCAGAATTCACAGGCCGAAATCATGTACGGAATGGATATCCTGAATGACCAGACGGTACAGAAGCTTGAAGACGGCCGCTACTGGACCCCAGACATGAGCATGACCAATCTTGCCCCCTTTCTATTGATAAAAGTGGACCTTTTAAAGAAACTTACCTTAAAAGGAGGTCTCCGATATGAAAACATGAAAGTTAAAGTAGGTGATTTTAACACGCTTTCTACGCTTAAAAGCGACGGGACTTTTACGCAAAGTATTTTCGTGACAGGCGGAAATCTAAAATACAATGCCTTGGTAGCCAATCTTGGGGTACGATATAACATCGAACCTTTCCTGAATCTGTTCGGAAGCTTCTCACAGTCCTATTCCATCAATGAACTGGGAAGGATATTAAGAACCTCAACCCAGGGAACCATCCAGAATCTTGAAACAAAACCAATCATCGTTAATAACTATGAATTTGGAGCTACGGGACAAATTTCAAAATGGATCAACTATGAGATCACTTCTTATGTGAGTACTTCAAAACTAGGAGCTTCATTTGTGCAGAGCCCGGACAGAGCTTTAACCATTCAGAGATCCCCTGAAATTGTTTACGGTGTGGAAGGATTCTTACATATTACCCCTGCTAAATGGATCAATTTCGGTGGAAGCTACAGCTGGATGGAAGGAATTACTTCATTAAAAGACGATGGTGATTATTCTGCGAAGATCAACAACAGCAGGATTTCTGCTCCGAAAGTCCTTGCCTATATCCAGGCAAAACCCATCCCGGCCCTATCCCTTGGAATTGATATGCTTCACGCTTTCCAACAGGACAGATTCCAGCCTAATACCAAAACCGGATTATTCGCTTACGGAGAAGGTTACGTTCCTGAATATACTGTCTTCAATTTCAAATCAAGCTATGAGATCAACAAAAACTGGAAGGTCTCTCTTGGTGTTGAAAATATATTCAATATCAATTACCAGCCTGCTATTGCCTGGTGGTCTGCCAGAGATAGTGAATTTGTGAACGCACCGGGAACCAGAGGAACCTTAATGCTGGAATATAAATTTTAA
- a CDS encoding ROK family protein produces the protein MSLIDLSKQVALGIDIGGTNTKFGVVNHRGEVLEKGSLRTDAYDKVEDFIDALHEQVRPLIEKHGTEKNFDGIGVGAPNANYYKGTIEQAPNLPWKGVIHFTDLMTAKFNLPCKVTNDANAAALGEMLFGAARGMKDFIMITLGTGVGSGIISNGSLIYGHDGFAGELGHTIVKPGGRKHWSTGSEGSLEAYASATGIAITAKKMRAEFPESMLNQYPEDEINSKTVHECALKGDPIAIEVFRYTGQKLGEALANFVMFSSPEAILLFGGVIKAGDFILKPAKLYMERNLLPIFRNKVKLVFSELDEADAAILGASALVWEK, from the coding sequence ATGTCATTAATAGATTTATCAAAACAAGTTGCCCTGGGAATTGACATCGGAGGAACGAATACCAAGTTCGGAGTAGTAAACCACCGCGGCGAAGTACTGGAAAAAGGAAGTCTGAGAACCGACGCATACGATAAGGTAGAAGATTTCATTGATGCTCTGCATGAACAGGTACGCCCTTTAATCGAAAAACACGGCACAGAAAAAAACTTTGACGGAATCGGAGTAGGTGCTCCTAATGCCAACTATTATAAAGGAACCATTGAACAGGCCCCTAATCTGCCATGGAAAGGTGTTATTCATTTCACGGATCTGATGACGGCTAAATTCAATCTTCCGTGCAAGGTAACCAATGATGCCAATGCAGCCGCTCTTGGAGAAATGCTTTTCGGAGCCGCCCGCGGAATGAAAGATTTCATTATGATCACCCTGGGAACAGGTGTTGGAAGCGGAATTATTTCCAACGGAAGCCTGATCTACGGACATGACGGTTTTGCCGGAGAGCTGGGACATACCATTGTAAAACCTGGAGGAAGAAAACACTGGAGTACTGGATCTGAAGGAAGCCTAGAAGCCTATGCTTCTGCCACCGGAATTGCCATTACAGCAAAGAAAATGAGAGCCGAATTCCCGGAATCCATGCTGAATCAGTATCCTGAAGACGAGATCAACTCCAAAACAGTACATGAATGTGCTTTGAAAGGAGACCCGATCGCTATTGAGGTTTTCAGATATACCGGACAGAAACTGGGTGAAGCTTTAGCCAACTTTGTGATGTTTTCTTCACCAGAAGCGATTCTTCTTTTCGGAGGCGTAATCAAAGCTGGGGATTTTATCCTGAAACCGGCCAAACTCTACATGGAAAGAAACCTTCTGCCGATCTTCAGAAATAAAGTAAAACTGGTTTTCAGTGAACTGGATGAAGCCGATGCAGCCATCTTAGGAGCAAGTGCCCTTGTATGGGAAAAATAA
- a CDS encoding PepSY-associated TM helix domain-containing protein, translating to MKKKHHHNKKKPGFFKTWSAKLHLWFGLGIGFLIFIISITGALYVFKDEVENFTRKDVIYHNEQNIEQKQVLPIKVMEKAVADQVKEKYPIHWVNVPIDKKMSYMFFWYEHNTKAWNYFDEYPIYKQAYVNPYTGKVLRVYDEKNGFFNIVKMIHWSFLLKQDWGAYVVGIPVIIFVIMLITGIVLWWPKNKAARKQRLSFKWKNVKSWKRKNYDLHNILGFYASIFALIFSITGLFYAFFVVQAIIYVLFSGGETKYPDFSHIKTKAPIELRTEGTLDKIINTVKQKYPDSYGFAIDLGHEHMDDHEHPNFEVYVKHLSYSYHKSSSLIFDENSGELLHTHDPKDKNFGEKVVNANYDIHVGAILGLPTKIIAFIVSLICASLPVTGFMIWWGRRKKKPARTA from the coding sequence ATGAAGAAAAAACATCATCATAATAAAAAGAAACCGGGATTCTTTAAAACATGGTCGGCCAAACTGCATCTTTGGTTTGGTTTGGGAATTGGGTTCCTGATCTTTATAATTTCCATTACCGGAGCATTATATGTCTTTAAAGACGAGGTGGAAAACTTTACCCGTAAAGATGTTATCTACCATAACGAACAGAATATTGAACAAAAGCAGGTTCTTCCGATCAAAGTGATGGAAAAGGCCGTTGCTGACCAGGTCAAGGAAAAATACCCTATCCACTGGGTTAATGTTCCTATTGACAAGAAAATGTCATACATGTTCTTCTGGTACGAACATAATACGAAAGCCTGGAATTATTTTGACGAATACCCGATCTATAAGCAGGCGTATGTCAACCCCTATACCGGAAAAGTGTTGAGGGTTTATGATGAAAAGAATGGATTCTTCAACATTGTAAAGATGATCCACTGGAGTTTCCTTCTGAAACAGGATTGGGGAGCCTACGTTGTAGGAATTCCTGTTATTATATTTGTGATCATGCTGATTACAGGAATCGTGCTCTGGTGGCCGAAAAATAAAGCCGCAAGGAAACAGCGTCTCTCCTTCAAATGGAAAAATGTTAAAAGCTGGAAAAGAAAGAACTACGACCTTCACAATATCCTTGGATTTTATGCCTCAATCTTTGCCTTAATTTTCTCCATCACCGGATTATTCTATGCTTTCTTTGTGGTTCAGGCCATAATTTATGTACTATTTTCTGGAGGAGAAACAAAATATCCGGACTTTTCCCACATCAAAACCAAAGCACCCATTGAGCTGAGAACAGAAGGAACACTAGATAAGATTATCAATACCGTAAAACAGAAATATCCCGACTCTTACGGTTTTGCCATCGACCTTGGGCACGAACATATGGACGATCATGAGCACCCGAATTTCGAGGTGTATGTAAAGCATCTTTCCTACTCTTATCATAAGAGCAGCAGCCTGATCTTTGATGAAAACTCAGGAGAACTTCTTCACACTCATGATCCTAAGGATAAAAATTTCGGTGAAAAAGTGGTCAATGCCAATTATGACATCCATGTCGGTGCCATTCTGGGATTACCTACTAAGATCATCGCATTCATTGTCAGTTTAATATGCGCCTCTCTTCCTGTTACAGGATTCATGATCTGGTGGGGAAGAAGAAAAAAGAAACCCGCCAGAACTGCCTGA
- a CDS encoding tetratricopeptide repeat-containing sensor histidine kinase, protein MKWLLFIMLGLALFSCKKKKYIAYDNKNYKKARICRESNSTDSAFYYYNLAKNDYLKTNDSLGIGKSLVNMAMIQTNKGDFFGGIESSLEANKYLKKEKDSTIRSTLATNYNNIALAFHFLKSFDKSFDFYFKALTYIENEDDKLLCYNNIGDVLVTQGNFKLAKKYLQKALLTNSSINYSKALNNLAKAKYLDDENYDPLPELYQALEIREKNKDELGKNSSFETLSEYFAKKDKSLSLSFAKKMFETAVNTKRPSDQILALQKIIILDPQNYLTNFQKFVSINSDLQTERNKAKNQFAFVRYDLEGKRAENEILKAESLKKNFGLLTLSVLLVGGGLWYRKRKIRLQQEKELEVKNTELKMSKKVHDVVANGIYQVMTKIENQESFDKEKALDELEFVYEKSRDISYDKLDQMGSPKDYKEKISNLIASFKNDDTETYTVGNEDEIWTGLPQSHFEEIYQVIRELLVNMKKHSRASRVVFKFERFENQVEIHYTDNGIGIPSDIIHKNGLTNTVSRMAAIHGAIIFDTKTEKGLKINISFPVS, encoded by the coding sequence ATGAAATGGTTATTATTTATCATGTTAGGATTAGCCCTATTCTCCTGTAAGAAGAAAAAATATATAGCATATGATAATAAAAATTACAAAAAGGCAAGAATTTGTAGAGAATCAAATTCAACAGATTCTGCATTTTATTATTATAACTTGGCTAAAAATGATTATCTTAAAACTAACGACTCGTTAGGGATAGGAAAATCCTTAGTAAATATGGCTATGATTCAGACTAATAAAGGAGATTTTTTTGGAGGAATTGAATCTTCATTGGAGGCCAATAAGTATCTTAAAAAAGAAAAAGATAGTACTATAAGAAGTACGTTAGCAACAAATTACAATAATATTGCTTTAGCATTTCATTTCCTTAAAAGTTTTGACAAATCCTTTGACTTTTATTTTAAAGCTTTAACATATATAGAAAATGAAGATGATAAACTTTTATGCTATAACAATATTGGTGATGTATTAGTTACACAAGGAAATTTTAAGTTGGCTAAAAAATATTTACAAAAGGCTTTACTCACTAATAGTAGCATTAATTACTCAAAGGCCCTAAATAATCTTGCAAAAGCCAAATACCTCGATGATGAGAATTATGATCCACTTCCTGAATTATATCAAGCATTAGAAATTAGAGAGAAGAATAAAGATGAATTGGGAAAAAACTCTAGTTTTGAAACTCTATCAGAATATTTTGCAAAAAAAGATAAGTCTTTGTCATTATCCTTTGCAAAAAAAATGTTTGAAACAGCTGTCAATACTAAAAGGCCAAGCGACCAAATACTAGCATTACAAAAAATTATAATACTAGATCCTCAAAATTATTTAACAAATTTTCAAAAATTTGTTTCTATCAATAGTGATCTCCAAACAGAAAGAAATAAAGCAAAAAATCAATTTGCATTTGTCCGTTATGATTTAGAAGGAAAAAGAGCCGAAAATGAAATACTAAAAGCTGAAAGCTTAAAAAAGAATTTCGGTTTATTAACTTTATCCGTTCTCTTAGTTGGCGGAGGACTTTGGTATAGAAAAAGAAAAATAAGACTTCAGCAGGAAAAAGAACTCGAAGTAAAAAACACCGAGCTCAAAATGTCCAAAAAAGTTCATGATGTTGTAGCTAACGGCATTTATCAGGTAATGACTAAGATAGAAAACCAGGAAAGCTTCGATAAAGAAAAGGCCCTTGACGAACTTGAATTTGTTTACGAAAAATCAAGAGACATTTCCTACGATAAACTGGATCAGATGGGCAGCCCAAAAGATTATAAGGAGAAAATATCCAATCTTATCGCTTCGTTCAAAAACGATGATACAGAAACCTACACTGTAGGCAATGAAGATGAAATATGGACTGGCCTACCCCAATCGCATTTTGAAGAAATCTATCAGGTCATCCGCGAACTGCTCGTGAATATGAAAAAACACAGCCGGGCATCACGTGTCGTTTTTAAATTTGAAAGATTCGAAAATCAAGTTGAAATACACTATACAGATAACGGAATTGGAATTCCTAGCGATATCATTCATAAAAACGGCCTTACTAATACGGTTTCCCGTATGGCAGCAATACATGGAGCTATTATTTTTGACACCAAAACCGAAAAAGGACTGAAGATCAATATTTCATTTCCTGTTTCTTAA
- a CDS encoding response regulator, with the protein MFEKILIAEDHESSSISVQKTLEDLHITNADYVYYCDDALAKIQKSIRENDPYDLLITDLFFEEDHREQIIKNGTELIQKIRELQPSIKVIVFSAEHRSGVIDSLFTQYHINGYVRKARNDSKELKKSIASVFINENYLSFDLKQEVKKLNSYEFTAYDINIVSLLAKGILQKNIPDHLKAKGITPNGLSSVEKKLNSLKEDLQVTSNEQLIAFCKDLGVI; encoded by the coding sequence ATGTTCGAAAAAATCTTAATAGCCGAAGACCACGAAAGCAGCAGTATCTCTGTACAGAAAACACTAGAAGACCTTCATATTACCAATGCAGATTATGTGTATTATTGCGATGATGCATTAGCTAAAATCCAAAAATCCATCCGGGAAAATGATCCGTATGATTTGCTCATCACCGATCTTTTCTTTGAAGAAGACCACCGTGAGCAAATCATAAAAAACGGAACTGAGCTCATCCAGAAGATCCGGGAATTGCAACCCTCCATTAAAGTGATTGTTTTTTCTGCAGAACATAGATCCGGAGTAATAGACTCCCTTTTTACCCAATACCACATCAATGGCTACGTCCGTAAAGCAAGAAATGACTCAAAAGAATTAAAAAAATCCATTGCTTCTGTTTTTATCAACGAAAACTATCTGTCTTTCGACCTGAAACAGGAAGTTAAAAAACTCAACAGCTACGAATTTACAGCCTATGATATCAACATCGTCTCTCTCCTTGCCAAAGGAATTCTTCAAAAGAATATTCCAGATCACCTTAAAGCAAAAGGAATTACTCCCAACGGCCTGAGCAGCGTAGAAAAAAAGCTGAACAGCTTAAAAGAAGACCTGCAGGTAACCAGTAACGAACAGCTTATTGCGTTTTGTAAAGATCTGGGGGTTATTTAA
- the msrA gene encoding peptide-methionine (S)-S-oxide reductase MsrA: protein MENNQFEQITFGGGCFWCVESCFNMLKGIQSAVSGYSGGHKDNPTYEEVCTGETGHAEAVQITYDPAVISYEQLMDVFFFLHDPTQLNRQGNDIGTQYRSVIYYKDDAEKAKAEEALKVSEASGRWTGTYVTELTKFEKFWPAEQYHQGYYHENPTQPYCSAVVGPKIQKFKKHYGELGMLNIE from the coding sequence ATGGAAAATAATCAATTTGAGCAGATCACTTTCGGAGGCGGCTGCTTCTGGTGTGTGGAAAGCTGTTTTAATATGCTGAAAGGAATACAGTCTGCTGTTTCCGGATATTCGGGAGGCCACAAAGATAATCCCACCTATGAAGAAGTCTGTACCGGTGAAACGGGACATGCAGAAGCTGTACAGATTACTTATGATCCTGCTGTTATTTCTTATGAGCAGCTTATGGATGTATTTTTCTTCCTTCATGATCCTACCCAGCTGAACAGACAGGGCAATGATATCGGTACCCAATACCGTTCGGTTATTTACTATAAAGATGATGCGGAAAAAGCTAAAGCAGAAGAAGCTTTAAAAGTGTCTGAAGCTTCGGGAAGATGGACCGGAACTTATGTTACAGAACTTACAAAGTTTGAAAAATTCTGGCCGGCAGAACAATATCACCAGGGATATTATCATGAAAACCCAACACAGCCTTACTGCAGTGCAGTGGTAGGACCGAAGATCCAGAAGTTCAAAAAACATTATGGAGAACTGGGAATGCTGAATATAGAATAA